A region of the Candidatus Moraniibacteriota bacterium genome:
CAAATCAGCCGCGACGCACATGTATAAAAACAACGTTTCGCTCGGAGTCGTGCAAAATTTTTTAAACCATTCCTCCGCCAGAACCACGCTGACTTACTATTTAGGCAATTCGAATTTTGAAGAGCTAAGAAGGAATCACGACAGAGTTATGAATAATCTGGATTTTAGAGATAAGACAGATTCATCTGGAGAGGGGGTGAGAACTACATGAAGTTGCAGAAAAAGGAAACTATGGGGATGCCTTTCGCCAAGAAAGGAACAGATGTCAAAGAAGGAGACATAATCACCATAGGTAGTGAAGGGAAGATTGTGGAAACTCAATTCGGCTCACAGAACATTTTTGAAATCAAAACTGCTAATGGCGTGGAATTGGTTTTGGGTATCAACCAGACCAGCATCAATGCCTTGGTGGATGCTTTCGGAGAAGAAACTGCGAACTGGGTAGGCAAGAAGGTAAAAGTTCATTCATTTAAGCAAAATGTGGCTGGTAAATTTATACAGGTTTACTATGTCGCACCAGAAGGCTATGAAATGGGTGAAAACGGATTTGAGAAATCCGGATCAGTAGGAGTGGTTAACGCTCATATGAGTGAAGAATGCGCGGTTGTGGAAGACAACGCTTTCTAAGGTTAGTTTGTGTGCTGGGCAGAATTTTTCTGCTTAGCCATAAGTTAATTTTAACAGATAAAAAATTTTAAGAAAGGGATTGACAAGGCTATGAGAACTGATAAAATACAATTAGAAAATAAAATATTTGGACTTACTTCGTCTGGAGTTTCGCTGTATTCAGATGGTCGAAGTAGGAAGTCTTTCTCAATATTAGGTCTGAGAAAAAGTCCGCAAACAATTATCACTTTTAGTGGTAGGCGTTTGCGGGCTTTTTGTTTATTAAATTTTAACTAACTTGTTCGGTGGCTCCTGCTGGCCTTGGATGCGAACTATTCCGTCCATCCGAGGTCAACTGGAGTCACGACGGAATTATATGAACTACGGTAATATCTCGCCGCGAGAGTATCTGCGAGAAAAAAACATTGAATTCAGGGAAGTAAACGGTGAACTGGTAATGAAGTGCATTTTTGGAGATTGCGATAGCGACAGTACGGAAAACGAAGCGCATCTTTGGATGAATGCCGAGACTGGGCAATACCAATGCAAGAAATGCCAGGCAGAGGGAAACCTCCTAACGCTTGCTAAACATCTTGGCGATAGGATAGTTGATGTTGTTAAGCAGCCGAAAATTCAAAAACTTAAAAAGGTGTTTGATCCAAGCCTAGTGGATTTTTGCCATGACAGACTGCCGGATGAGATTAGAAAATATTTGAATAACCGCGGTTTGAATAACGAACTGATTAACGAATATAAACTGGGTTGGTGGGTTTCTCGAAATGGAAACAGAATAAGTATTCCGGTTAAAAACGAATCAGGCGAATACATATATTTGAAACTGAGGAAAGACCCGAGTGATTCGAGTAAGGGAAATAAGTATATTTTCTATCCCAATGCCAGTTCCAGCTTATTTGGCATAGAACTACTGCGAAAAGAAAAAGGTAGGGTATTTATTTGCGAAGGTGAGTTGGATTGCATCCTGCTTCAGTCGAAAGGATTGATAGCAGTAACTTCCACGGCCGGTGCGGGAACTTTCAAAAAGGAATGGATAAAGGAATTTGAGCATCTTAAGGAAGCATATATAGTTTTTGACAACGATGACGAGGGGAGAGCCGGATCGGAAATGGTGGCTAAAAAACTATCGGCCATTGACGGACTGGAGGTTAAAATAATTCGTCTTCCTGAAGCAGTGGGTGAAAAAGGAGATATTACCGATTATTTTGTAAAGCTGAACGGCACGAAAAAAGAGTTAACCAGATTGGCTGAACCGTTTGAAATGGAAACCGAAGAAGCTGAGGATGACGACACGGATGAAAGAAAAAACCAAAGCGACCTTATTGTTGAATTAGTGAAGGAAAACAAGAGGATTGTTCTTTTCCATGATGACGCTAGAAGTCCGTATATCAGTCTGCCGGTTTCCGGACATAACGAGATATTAAATCTGAAGGATCAGAATTTCAAATATTGGCTGGGAAAGAAGTTTTGGGATAAATACAAAAAGGCTCCCAATTCCGATTCCATTAACAATGCCCTTAATATTATTAAAGGTGAGGCAATATTTAACGGATCGGAATATAAGCTGGAATGTCGGGTGGCGATTAGAGACGATGCTATTTGGTATGATCTTTCCAATAAAAAATGGCAGGCAGTAAAGATTACCAAAGACGGATGGGAAATTGTGGATAATTCTCCGATAATGTTTCGCCGATATTCCCACCAGAAAGCGCATCCCTTGCCAGTAAGGGGAGTGGCCATTGAATTATTATTGCCATTCATAAACATTAGGGATAATGGACAACAGCTTTTGCTTCTGGTTTATATAATCAGCTGTTTCATTCCCGGCTTTCCACATCCGGTTATCAATATTTATGGTGCCCAAGGTTCAGCTAAGAGCACCCTATTCAAATTGATTAAAAAGTTAGTCGATCCATCGCTTATCGAGGTATCTAGTTTTCCCCAAGGCGAAGACAGTTTTGTTTTAAAGCTGTCTCATCATTGGTGTATTCTCTTCGATAATGTTTCCTTTTTGTCCGATCAGACTTCAGATTTGCTTTGCAAGGCAGTGACAGGCGCGGCCTTTTCCAAAAGAGAACTTTACAGCGATGACAACGATGTCATACATACTTTCCGGAGGTGCTTGGGAATAAATGGAATAAATTTGGTTACATCCAAGCCGGATTTATTGGAAAGGAGTTTGTTGTTTGAACTGGACAGAATTCCGCCAGAAGACCGAAAATTGGAGCAGGATATTATTGATAATTTTGAGCAAATGTTGCCGGAACTATTAGGAAGCATTTTTGACATAGTCTCTGAAACAATGAAAGTTAAACCAGGGATGAGTGCTCAAAATTTGACCAGGATGGCTGATTTTGCCCATTGGGGTTCGGCTATTGCCAGAGCTTTAGGGCACAAGGAGACAGAATTTCTGGAAGCTTACCGCAATAATATAGCCAACCAGAATAACGAAGTGCTTTTGGAGAATTTCGAAGCTATAACCATCCTCACTTTTATGGAATACAGGGATGAATGGGAAGGAACCGCGTCGGAACTACTGGAAGAATTGAAAATTATAGCTGGAAAGCTGCAAATTGACATCAAAGAAAAAGGATTTCCTAAAAGTGCCAATAATCTTAGTAAAAGAATCAACCGTCTGAAAACTAACTTGGAAGAAGCTGGGATAAAAGTTTACCGCAAGGAAGAAAACAGGCAAAGGATAATACGCTTCCAACGAGTTGGCAAATCAGTCGTTTCTATCGATGCATCGTTGCAAGATGGCGTTTTAAATAACGATAGCAACGGTAAAAACGATGAAAACGCAAGCTTGTCGGAGCAAAAAAGCTTGCTTGAAAAGGAAGGAGGTGTAGTTGAAGCGGAAAAATACAGCGATGAATATGACATTGCTGAGGAAATAGATTTTTAGGTAGGAGTTAAACAATGTCTTGCAATGTCCAGCAGCTGGA
Encoded here:
- a CDS encoding toprim domain-containing protein, yielding MNYGNISPREYLREKNIEFREVNGELVMKCIFGDCDSDSTENEAHLWMNAETGQYQCKKCQAEGNLLTLAKHLGDRIVDVVKQPKIQKLKKVFDPSLVDFCHDRLPDEIRKYLNNRGLNNELINEYKLGWWVSRNGNRISIPVKNESGEYIYLKLRKDPSDSSKGNKYIFYPNASSSLFGIELLRKEKGRVFICEGELDCILLQSKGLIAVTSTAGAGTFKKEWIKEFEHLKEAYIVFDNDDEGRAGSEMVAKKLSAIDGLEVKIIRLPEAVGEKGDITDYFVKLNGTKKELTRLAEPFEMETEEAEDDDTDERKNQSDLIVELVKENKRIVLFHDDARSPYISLPVSGHNEILNLKDQNFKYWLGKKFWDKYKKAPNSDSINNALNIIKGEAIFNGSEYKLECRVAIRDDAIWYDLSNKKWQAVKITKDGWEIVDNSPIMFRRYSHQKAHPLPVRGVAIELLLPFINIRDNGQQLLLLVYIISCFIPGFPHPVINIYGAQGSAKSTLFKLIKKLVDPSLIEVSSFPQGEDSFVLKLSHHWCILFDNVSFLSDQTSDLLCKAVTGAAFSKRELYSDDNDVIHTFRRCLGINGINLVTSKPDLLERSLLFELDRIPPEDRKLEQDIIDNFEQMLPELLGSIFDIVSETMKVKPGMSAQNLTRMADFAHWGSAIARALGHKETEFLEAYRNNIANQNNEVLLENFEAITILTFMEYRDEWEGTASELLEELKIIAGKLQIDIKEKGFPKSANNLSKRINRLKTNLEEAGIKVYRKEENRQRIIRFQRVGKSVVSIDASLQDGVLNNDSNGKNDENASLSEQKSLLEKEGGVVEAEKYSDEYDIAEEIDF